From Symphalangus syndactylus isolate Jambi chromosome X, NHGRI_mSymSyn1-v2.1_pri, whole genome shotgun sequence, the proteins below share one genomic window:
- the NEXMIF gene encoding neurite extension and migration factor codes for MDNRQDKAIVASANGENTLINGVKENDSEDQDVAMKSFAALEAAAPIQPIPVAQKETLMYPRGLLPLPSKKPCMQSPPSPLGLIEAPEHAANSASVNAISLTSGIAKGPNTWSLPNECEKAPFAIMEPAGMSALNGDCLMQPSRTCLGCFMESKDAVDPEPGISLKVGDLNRDYETCAVSDIGIQCINAGENMKYGEQLLSDQLLGFPLHKSRAGDRRETEKPDIDLEDPAQKSYYEALLLDKCNTEEALLANSNQDWGYFETFISESKIELLDLCSKNELSVNLFSEEDVDNYMFDDDESTLGSDVCSLKIRYESFQDNVRDKTTLLMQEDAQFNFFPSVFTTCPKRESKSGALKQSSDFSQFKVPDVSIIWGEEDKNLDKKKGKEEGQEDKGVEKKDGKDNGEKPALNKPCSGTEVEQLKNPKQGHLANSLETSGSFSDDSSFIEISYDAMGEIKDCSRYMARDTNSGSSSSQQNYGLRAKRKVRYSEDYLYDVDSLEGEKVNERKEWLPVGSKEEDDDEWCPKKRRKVTRKEPPVIIKYIIINRFKGEKNMLVKLGKVDASETTVNLSENQLNKYAKLAPLKGFWQKKKKQRNTNTDSIKTPFSQKQSFEPGSFEVSFLPPARKRKSKLGNRHRIQRIPSIEISASSRQISLCNDQRNASNRKEDGGLKGTLKSAPLGAPSCANGSHLNDITGPDSVKVKVQDTEFKGPERKVLNKIKFKSEARLKSKKVKAAGQESKPVVQMSPLLENQSSKANLKNEVIPGTSNSSHLSEFHEAKAAKNSTFLPTTCSSEMPLSSANVTTNIRVIPGGYLQTLLDASDLSNNTSISYFSHHSPEQNEGSLTQTEKSFVPLQPTQDCVLTSSSDSELQQSSHNFKMESSNYGNVWPNKATSGTQEFMAEVSREIAPTQSSEFGASQVVSMENNLTPTTYNPICLNSGGSNCNKVLYDSMQDTQLPSDDSYQLCHFNNGEICFPFQQGPVNMDDGRLFSFDSMAPLSVSSSNYCSLSLKSCEKDGDDDITDDFLAHCSPKLVIQQSIDEIAPLKESTDLLDISNFTPDKFRHSSLSEMSPPDTPSLSPQITRCESMKTLGTLKGFQEGVPGPLDSVEKIKWDCSTLSRQVQMEDGFTLNNHQFQFHMFNDEDSVSLLQKNPCLSTFNDPSGQISTNNKVSKSRKKSSPSKSGATNQSSSQKNTRKKSLKGNNKGIEKLPSKNSRQVPKSTKKGKYMAAINGEKMQIGIGRGGSQTNTISSTGKTLAECIQHGGPMASMKMPSQKGLSGDWALGKESSPGWSDMSMGTNTNSLLDDDQREFQEPSYILSNIASGMADVQRFMMASIEPLWEPMEHHGDPNIFYSPESNSLKLKTLKILAGTPQESKKKINSGSPGATKNHRSIKGVSKSNGKTAIGDPGRANMPGYNEDSRSTFFDKKYSNMSTLGNNGPTHKKLYRHKSSSKALRDEKCKGKHMEREQVHKDESGTASFEKLRDSDYNLLKAETTFWVLPVFEEETRIFQKDI; via the exons ATGGATAACCGACAAGATAAGGCTATTGTTGCCTCAGCCAACGGAGAAAACACTCTGATTAATGGGGTCAAAGAAAATG ACTCAGAGGACCAGGATGTGGCAATGAAGTCATTTGCAGCTCTAGAAGCTGCTGCACCTATCCAGCCTATACCGGTGGCACAAAAAGAGACCCTGATGTATCCCAGGGGTCTCTTGCCTCTACCCTCTAAGAAGCCCTGTATGCAGAGCCCGCCCTCTCCTTTGGGCCTGATTGAAGCACCCGAACATGCTGCTAATAGTGCTTCTGTGAATGCCATCTCCCTCACATCTGGCATTGCAAAAGGCCCGAACACATGGTCACTTCCCAATGAATGTGAGAAAGCTCCATTTGCCATAATGGAGCCTGCAGGCATGTCAGCTCTGAATGGGGACTGTCTCATGCAGCCAAGTCGGACTTGCTTAGGCTGCTTCATGGAATCCAAGGATGCAGTAGATCCTGAGCCAGGGATCAGTCTGAAAGTTGGTGATCTAAACAGGGATTATGAAACATGTGCAGTCTCTGATATAGGGATTCAGTGTATTAATGCtggagaaaatatgaaatatggaGAGCAGCTGCTCTCAGACCAGCTCCTAGGCTTCCCCCTGCATAAATCAAGGGCAGGAGACAGACGAGAAACTGAGAAACCTGACATTGACTTGGAGGATCCAGCTCAGAAAAGCTATTATGAGGCATTACTGTTAGATAAGTGCAATACAGAAGAAGCTTTGCTTGCAAATTCCAATCAGGATTGGGGTTACTTTGAGACTTTCATTAGTGAAAGTAAGATTGAACTGCTTGACCTCTGTTCCAAAAATGAGCTGTCTGTCAACCTATTCTCTGAAGAAGATGTGGATAACTACATGTTTGATGATGATGAATCGACACTAGGCAGTGATGTCTGCTCCCTGAAAATTCGATATGAGTCCTTTCAGGACAACGTTCGAGACAAGACTACTCTTTTGATGCAGGAAGATGCCCAATTCAACTTTTTTCCCAGCGTCTTTACTACCTGCCCCAAGCGAGAGTCTAAGAGTGGGGCCCTGAAGCAGAGCAGTGATTTTTCCCAATTCAAGGTCCCTGATGTGAGCATCATCTGGGGGGAGGAAGATAAAAACTTGGACAAGaagaaaggcaaagaggaaggacAGGAAGACAAAGGTGtagaaaagaaagatggaaaggaTAATGGAGAAAAGCCTGCCTTAAATAAACCATGCAGTGGGACTGAAGTAGAGCAACTTAAGAATCCAAAGCAGGGCCATCTTGCTAATTCCTTGGAGACATCAGGGAGTTTCAGTGATGATAGTTCCTTCATTGAGATCTCATATGATGCTATGGGTGAGATCAAGGACTGTAGTCGCTATATGGCTCGGGACACTAATTCTGGCAGCTCCTCCTCCCAACAGAACTATGGGCTGCGAGCCAAGAGAAAAGTCAGATACAGTGAAGATTATCTATATGATGTTGATTCACTAGAGGGTGAAAAAGTAAATGAGAGGAAGGAATGGCTGCCAGTTGGTTCCAAAGAGGAAGATGATGATGAATGGTGTcccaaaaagagaagaaaagtaacCCGTAAGGAGCCCCCTGTCATTATCAAATATATCATCATTAATCGCTTTAAAGGTGAGAAGAACATGCTGGTGAAGTTGGGTAAGGTGGATGCCAGTGAGACAACAGTGAATTTGAGTGAGAATCAGCTCAACAAATATGCCAAGCTGGCACCCTTGAAAGGCTTCTggcaaaagaagaagaagcagagaaACACCAACACGGACTCCATCAAGACACCTTTTTCCCAAAAGCAAAGCTTTGAACCAGGTAGCTTTGAGGTGTCATTTCTGCCACCTGCTCGCAAACGAAAATCTAAACTTGGCAACAGGCACCGGATTCAAAGAATCCCATCCATTGAAATTTCAGCAAGTAGTAGACAGATTTCATTATGCAATGATCAGAGGAACGCTAGTAATCGTAAAGAAGATGGAGGCCTAAAAGGTACACTGAAGTCAGCACCTCTGGGTGCTCCTAGCTGTGCAAATGGATCACATTTAAATGACATCACAGGCCCTGACTCAGTGAAAGTCAAAGTCCAAGACACAGAGTTTAAGGGGCCAGAGAGGAAAGTGCTcaacaaaatcaaatttaaaagtgAAGCTAGGTTAAAATCTAAGAAAGTCAAAGCTGCTGGGCAAGAAAGCAAGCCAGTTGTTCAAATGAGCCCTCTCTTGGAAAACCAATCCTCCAAGGCTAATTTAAAGAATGAAGTTATTCCTGGGACCTCAAACAGTTCCCATCTATCTGAATTTCATGAGGCAAAGGCTGCTAAGAATTCCACTTTTCTACCAACGACCTGCTCTTCTGAAATGCCTTTATCATCTGCTAATGTTACCACTAATATACGTGTTATCCCTGGAGGGTATCTGCAGACATTGTTAGATGCTTCTGACTTGTCAAATAACACTAGTATCTCATACTTCAGCCACCATTCTCCAGAGCAAAATGAAGGCAGCCTCACTCAAACTGAAAAATCATTTGTACCCCTCCAGCCTACCCAGGACTGTGTGCTCACCTCATCCTCTGACTCTGAGCTGCAGCAGTCATCTCATAACTTCAAAATGGAATCAAGCAACTATGGAAATGTGTGGCCCAACAAGGCTACTTCTGGCACCCAGGAATTCATGGCTGAAGTCTCAAGGGAGATAGCCCCAACCCAATCCAGTGAATTtggagcctcccaagtagtctcCATGGAAAATAACCTCACACCTACAACATACAATCCAATCTGCCTCAATAGTGGTGGCAGTAATTGCAACAAAGTCCTGTATGACTCCATGCAAGATACCCAACTCCCATCTGATGACTCTTACCAATTATGTCACTTTAATAATGGAGAGATCTGCTTTCCTTTCCAGCAGGGGCCAGTCAATATGGATGATGGTCGGCTCTTTAGCTTTGATTCAATGGCCCCACTCTCTGTCAGCTCAAGTAATTATTGCTCCTTAAGCTTGAAGTCCTGTGAAaaggatggtgatgatgatatcACTGATGACTTCCTGGCCCATTGCAGCCCTAAGCTGGTGATCCAGCAAAGCATtgatgagatagcaccactaaaGGAGTCCACTGACCTCCTGGATATATCCAACTTCACCCCTGACAAATTCCGCCACTCTTCCCTTTCAGAGATGTCCCCACCGGATACCCCTAGTCTTTCCCCTCAAATTACCAGATGTGAGAGTATGAAAACACTAGGAACACTGAAGGGGTTCCAAGAGGGTGTCCCAGGACCATTGGACAGTGTGGAAAAAATCAAGTGGGACTGCAGTACCCTTTCACGGCAGGTCCAAATGGAGGATGGATTTACTTTAAATAACCACCAGTTTCAGTTCCATATGTTCAATGATGAGGATTCTGTCAGCCTGCTCCAAAAAAATCCTTGCCTGTCAACATTTAATGATCCATCCGGTCAAATTAGTACCAACAACAAAGTgtcaaaatcaagaaagaaaagttCACCCAGCAAGAGTGGGGCTACGAACCAAAGCTCTTCTCAGAAAAACACCAGGAAAAAATCCCTCAAAGGCAACAACAAGGGGATTGAAAAGCTACCTAGCAAAAACTCCCGCCAGGTCCCTAAGTCCACAAAGAAAGGGAAATACATGGCTGCCATCAATGGAGAGAAAATGCAAATTGGCATTGGCCGTGGGGGAAGCCAAACCAACACCATATCCTCCACTGGGAAGACATTGGCTGAATGTATCCAACATGGTGGCCCTATGGCCTCTATGAAGATGCCAAGTCAAAAGGGACTTTCTGGAGATTGGGCCTTGGGGAAGGagagcagcccaggctggagtgatatGAGCATGGGCACCAACACCAACAGCCTTCTGGATGATGACCAACGGGAATTTCAGGAGCCTTCCTATATCTTGTCCAACATTGCCTCTGGTATGGCAGATGTGCAGAGATTCATGATGGCCTCCATAGAGCCCCTTTGGGAACCTATGGAGCACCATGGGGATCCCAACATATTCTACTCCCCTGAGTCCAATAGTCTAAaattaaaaaccctcaaaatatTGGCTGGGACACCACAGGAGTCTAAGAAAAAGATCAACAGTGGGTCCCCAGGAGCCACTAAGAATCACAGGTCAATCAAGGGTGTGAGCAAAAGCAAtgggaaaacagcaataggtgaTCCTGGTCGTGCAAACATGCCTGGTTATAACGAGGACTCTCGCTCTACCTTCtttgataaaaagtatagtaacaTGAGCACTTTAGGCAATAACGGACCGACACACAAAAAGTTGTATCGTCACAAATCCAGCTCCAAGGCCCTGAGAGATGAGAAATGTAAGGGAAAGCACATGGAGCGAGAACAGGTCCACAAGGATGAGTCTGGGACAGCTTCTTTTGAAAAACTGAG GGATTCCGACTACAATCTCCTAAAAGCAGAAACAACCTTTTGGGTTTTACCTGTGTTTGAAGAAGAGACTCGCATTTTCCAGAAAGACATTTga